A single region of the Mustela lutreola isolate mMusLut2 chromosome 2, mMusLut2.pri, whole genome shotgun sequence genome encodes:
- the LMCD1 gene encoding LIM and cysteine-rich domains protein 1 isoform X2, with the protein MDSKYSTLTARVKGGDGIRIYKRNRMIMTNPIATGKDPTFDTITYEWAPPGVTQKLGLQYMELIPKEKQPVTGTEGAYYRRRQLMHQLPIYDQDPSRCRGLLENEVKVMEDFVKQYKSEALGVGEVALPGQGGLPKEEGKQQEKPEGPETTAPTTNGSIGDPSKEYVCEFCNEVAPADSPVVYADRAGYSKQWHPTCFLCVKCSEPLVDLIYFWKDGAPWCGRHYCESLRPRCSGCDEIIFSEDYQRVEDLAWHRKHFVCEGCEQQLSGRAYIVTKGQLLCPTCSKSKRS; encoded by the exons ATGGACTCCAAGTATTCCACCCTCACGGCCCGGGTGAAAGGCGGAGATGGCATCCGGATTTACAAGAGGAATCGGATGATCATGACCAATCCCATTGCCACTGGGAAAGATCCCACCTTTGACACCATCACCTATGAGTGGGCCCCCCCTGGAGTCACCCAGAAACTG GGCCTGCAGTACATGGAGCTCATCCCGAAGGAGAAGCAGCCGGTGACGGGCACCGAGGGCGCCTACTACCGCCGCCGCCAGCTCATGCACCAGCTCCCCATCTACGACCAGGACCCCTCTCGCTGCCGTGGACTTCTGGAGAACGAGGTCAAAGTGATGGAAGACTTTGTCAAGCAATACAAGAGCGAGGCACTGGGCGTGGGAGAGGTGGCCCTCCCTGGGCAAGGGGGCTTGCCcaaggaggaggggaagcagcaggaaaAGCCAGAGGGCCCGGAGACCACCGCCCCAACCACCAACGGCAGCATCGGTGACCCGTCCAAAGAATAC GTCTGTGAGTTCTGCAACGAAGTGGCCCCCGCCGACAGCCCTGTGGTCTACGCAGACAGGGCAGGGTACAGTAAGCAGTGGCACCCCACCTGCTTTCTGTGTGTCAAGTGCTCTGAGCCGCTGGTGGACCTCATCTACTTCTGGAAGGACGGTGCGCCCTGGTGTGGCCGCCATTACTGCGAGAGCCTGAGGCCCCGGTGCTCTGGCTGCGATGAG ATCATTTTCTCGGAGGACTACCAGCGCGTGGAGGACCTGGCCTGGCACCGAAAGCACTTTGTCTGTGAGGGCTGTGAGCAGCAGTTGAGTGGCCGGGCTTACATCGTCACCAAGGGGCAGCTTCTATGCCCGACTTGCAGCAAGTCCAAGCGCTCCTGA